The Alteromonas stellipolaris genome includes a region encoding these proteins:
- a CDS encoding YciK family oxidoreductase, with the protein MNDYQAPADLLKGKVILITGAGDGIGAQAARTYAKHGATCILLGRTVSKLEAVYDEIVNAGSVGNAEPAPEPAIVPLDIKGATPSHYQQMTQTIIDQFGKLDGVLHNASVLGHLSSFKDIEQQEWLDVMQTNLNGTVFLTQALIPALEKADNASVIFTTSSVGRKGRAFWGTYAVSKFATEGVMQTLADEYQNKSLRFNCINPGGTRTNMRAQAFPAENPDTLKTPADIMPMYLYLMGKDSIDVNGQSLDCQPKR; encoded by the coding sequence ATGAACGATTATCAAGCCCCTGCCGATTTATTAAAGGGTAAAGTCATTCTTATCACAGGTGCTGGCGATGGCATCGGTGCTCAAGCCGCTCGAACATACGCAAAACATGGCGCAACCTGTATTTTACTAGGCAGAACCGTCTCTAAGTTAGAAGCCGTTTATGACGAAATCGTAAATGCTGGGAGTGTTGGGAATGCTGAGCCGGCACCAGAACCCGCAATAGTACCTTTAGATATAAAAGGCGCAACACCGTCACACTACCAGCAAATGACACAAACCATTATAGACCAGTTCGGTAAACTAGATGGCGTATTGCACAACGCTTCGGTGCTTGGACATTTAAGTTCATTTAAAGATATTGAGCAGCAAGAATGGCTTGATGTGATGCAAACCAATTTAAACGGTACGGTGTTTTTAACTCAAGCGCTAATCCCTGCCCTTGAAAAAGCAGACAATGCATCGGTTATTTTCACTACCTCTAGCGTTGGCCGCAAAGGGCGCGCGTTTTGGGGAACTTATGCGGTATCTAAGTTCGCTACAGAAGGTGTTATGCAGACATTAGCTGACGAGTATCAAAATAAGTCGCTACGCTTTAACTGTATTAATCCAGGCGGCACGCGCACTAATATGCGAGCTCAGGCTTTTCCAGCTGAAAACCCTGATACATTGAAAACACCTGCCGACATCATGCCTATGTATCTTTACCTCATGGGTAAGGACAGTATTGATGTGAATGGTCAATCTCTTGATTGCCAACCTAAGCGCTAG
- the glnS gene encoding glutamine--tRNA ligase encodes MAETEHRPTNFIRQIIDKDLANGVHESIKTRFPPEPNGFLHIGHAKSICLNFGVAQDYSGSCNLRFDDTNPAKEDIAFVNSIKEDVKWLGFEWDGEERYSSNYFDQLHGFANELIDKGLAYVDFSTQDVMRELRGTLTAPGKNSPYRDTDVETNQREFAKMTAGEYKEGECSLRAKIDMASPFMCMRDPVIYRVKHAHHHQTGDKWCVYPMYDFTHCISDAIEGITHSLCTLEFQDNRRLYDWVIENITIDSTPRQYEFSRLNLEYTVLSKRRLIQLVEENHVSGWDDPRMPTVAGLRRRGYTAGSVREFCKRIGVTKMDNMVEMSMLEACVREDLNVNAPRAMAVLDPIKLVIENYPENDSETLVAPNHPSDESMGTREISFGREIWIEAEDFRESANKKFKRLVLDKEVRLRNAYVVKANRVEKDADGNVTTVYCTYDADTLGKDPADGRKVKGVIHWVDAGTAQQAEFRLYDRLFNVPNPAAEENFTDVINPESLTVLTGWAEAGLAKRGSEAGAWQFERTGYFCLDADSTDDKPVFNRTVGLRDTWAKIGD; translated from the coding sequence ATGGCCGAGACTGAGCACCGTCCGACCAACTTTATCCGTCAGATCATCGACAAAGACCTTGCCAACGGTGTGCACGAGAGTATTAAAACTCGGTTCCCGCCGGAGCCAAATGGCTTTTTGCATATTGGTCATGCAAAGTCTATTTGCCTAAATTTTGGTGTTGCACAAGATTACTCAGGTTCTTGTAATCTGCGTTTCGACGATACAAACCCAGCAAAAGAAGACATTGCGTTCGTAAATTCTATCAAAGAAGACGTTAAGTGGTTGGGCTTTGAGTGGGATGGTGAAGAGCGTTACTCTTCAAATTATTTCGATCAACTTCATGGCTTCGCTAATGAATTAATCGACAAAGGCTTAGCTTATGTTGATTTTTCAACCCAAGACGTGATGCGCGAATTACGTGGCACATTAACTGCGCCAGGTAAAAACAGCCCATACCGTGATACCGACGTTGAAACCAATCAGCGCGAATTCGCTAAAATGACTGCGGGCGAGTATAAAGAAGGCGAGTGTAGCCTTCGTGCCAAAATTGACATGGCTTCACCCTTCATGTGCATGCGTGACCCTGTAATTTACCGTGTTAAACACGCTCATCACCATCAAACGGGTGATAAGTGGTGTGTTTACCCTATGTACGACTTCACGCACTGTATTTCGGATGCAATAGAGGGCATTACGCACTCGTTGTGTACCTTGGAGTTCCAAGACAACCGCCGTTTGTATGATTGGGTAATTGAAAATATCACTATTGACAGCACGCCACGTCAGTATGAGTTTTCACGTCTTAATCTTGAATATACAGTATTAAGTAAACGTCGCTTGATTCAATTGGTTGAAGAAAATCATGTTAGCGGGTGGGACGACCCTCGCATGCCTACCGTTGCTGGCCTACGCCGTCGTGGTTATACCGCGGGTTCGGTACGCGAATTTTGTAAACGTATTGGCGTGACTAAAATGGACAACATGGTTGAAATGTCCATGTTAGAGGCGTGTGTTCGTGAAGACCTAAACGTGAATGCACCTCGTGCGATGGCCGTTCTCGATCCCATTAAATTAGTGATTGAAAACTACCCAGAAAACGACAGCGAAACCTTGGTAGCGCCGAATCATCCAAGTGATGAGTCTATGGGTACTCGCGAAATTAGTTTTGGTCGCGAAATTTGGATTGAAGCAGAAGATTTTCGCGAATCAGCAAACAAAAAGTTCAAGCGTTTAGTGCTAGATAAAGAAGTACGTTTGCGTAATGCCTACGTGGTTAAAGCTAACCGTGTAGAAAAAGATGCAGACGGTAATGTAACCACCGTTTACTGTACTTATGATGCTGACACTTTAGGTAAAGATCCTGCCGATGGCCGCAAGGTTAAAGGCGTGATTCATTGGGTTGACGCTGGTACTGCGCAGCAAGCTGAGTTTAGGTTATACGATCGCTTGTTCAACGTACCGAATCCAGCCGCTGAAGAGAACTTTACCGATGTGATAAACCCTGAGTCATTAACGGTTCTAACTGGCTGGGCGGAAGCTGGGCTTGCTAAGCGAGGATCTGAAGCAGGTGCATGGCAGTTTGAGCGTACCGGTTATTTTTGCTTAGATGCCGACAGTACTGACGATAAGCCTGTGTTTAACCGCACAGTAGGATTACGTGATACTTGGGCTAAAATAGGCGACTAA
- a CDS encoding LacI family DNA-binding transcriptional regulator, giving the protein MKEKATSFDIAHLAGVSQSTVSRALNNSPLVNQETRDRVQRIARELNYKVDKNASNLRKQKSSTIALLLFEDPTSDDSMINPFFLAMLGSITRACAAAGYDLLVSFQNLEDDWHAEYEDSNKADGIILLGYGDYTDYRSKVAQLESQGTHFVRWGAPDAAHPGVSVGCDNFQGGYSITEHLIALGRTRFAFIGDSGNKAPEFMARFQGYNEALTNHNLYESSLQSDAVSTEEAGYDAIQGMLNDANTNGTGLPDAIVCASDLIAMGVLRALRQTELSVPDDIAVVGYDNIAVSAFTTPALTTVQQNTKLAGELLVSTLIKAISNETVEDFLMPAEVIIRHSCGAKR; this is encoded by the coding sequence ATGAAAGAAAAAGCAACCTCTTTTGATATTGCACATTTGGCAGGCGTTTCTCAATCAACAGTATCAAGAGCGCTAAATAATAGCCCTTTGGTAAATCAAGAAACCCGTGATCGGGTTCAGCGTATTGCTCGTGAACTCAATTACAAAGTTGATAAAAATGCCAGTAATTTACGCAAGCAAAAAAGCAGCACCATAGCGCTTTTGTTGTTTGAAGATCCTACCTCAGATGATTCAATGATTAACCCTTTCTTCCTTGCCATGTTAGGTAGCATTACCCGCGCCTGTGCAGCTGCGGGTTATGACTTACTAGTGTCATTCCAAAACTTGGAAGACGACTGGCATGCAGAATATGAAGATTCAAATAAAGCCGATGGCATTATTTTACTGGGGTACGGCGATTACACCGATTACCGCAGCAAAGTGGCACAACTTGAGTCACAAGGCACCCACTTCGTTCGTTGGGGCGCACCCGATGCCGCCCACCCTGGTGTTAGTGTTGGTTGTGATAACTTTCAAGGCGGCTACAGCATTACCGAGCATTTAATTGCTTTGGGCAGAACTCGATTTGCTTTTATTGGTGATTCCGGTAACAAAGCTCCTGAGTTTATGGCGCGTTTTCAAGGGTATAATGAAGCGCTAACAAACCATAATCTTTACGAAAGTTCGTTGCAAAGCGATGCCGTTTCTACCGAAGAAGCCGGTTATGATGCCATTCAAGGTATGTTGAACGATGCCAACACTAACGGAACAGGATTACCTGACGCTATTGTTTGTGCGTCTGATCTCATTGCAATGGGTGTATTAAGAGCGTTAAGGCAAACTGAGTTGAGTGTGCCCGACGATATTGCCGTGGTGGGTTACGATAATATCGCAGTGTCAGCTTTCACAACCCCTGCGCTAACCACCGTTCAGCAAAATACAAAGCTAGCTGGCGAATTATTGGTAAGTACGTTAATTAAAGCTATTTCAAACGAAACAGTAGAAGATTTCCTAATGCCTGCCGAAGTCATCATTAGACATTCATGTGGGGCAAAAAGATAG
- a CDS encoding alpha-amylase family glycosyl hydrolase has translation MIHKVKTLTVAITVALSVGAISGCASTSASSVEAGTGSTKHAETKVTILGTSTPFASEAIYFVMTDRFVDGDPSNNHENQGGEFPTWQLPMNGPNGEKAYVGYMGGDLKGVLNNGDYIRDMGFTAVWMTPVLENPNQSFSGDEQITYGGAFKDGGKTGYHGYWATNFYKADEHLISHDLSVKQYTTQMRENFGLKSVFDIVANHGTPSFTMPSDQPGYGEIYNAEGELVADHQNLAPEDLDPKNNPLHEFFHDYPDLVKLSNLDDQNPKVRDYLINSYLYWISQGADAFRIDTIRHVPHDFWREMSDRVRAEHPDFFMFGESFQYDANFIAQHTLPKNGAVSVLDFPMQEAMVKVFEKPLESDFATLADTLYLTHGPYNNPYDLTTFYDNHDMARINATDNGFINAHNWLFTVRGIPVVYQGSEIGFMRGTSEHQGNRNYFGQDNIDNAKSHPIAIELAKIANVRKNTPVLQRGLQFNLELAGHEAAFYRVLQSDSVQQTALVLLNKADKPADFSVDEYMQAGTWSEQLSGETRELVAGDPLTTSVSANGVQVWVREGALDSNALEAALIKQMSAQ, from the coding sequence ATGATTCATAAAGTAAAAACCCTTACCGTTGCTATCACAGTTGCATTGAGTGTAGGTGCAATATCAGGTTGTGCTAGTACGTCAGCGTCCAGTGTAGAAGCCGGCACAGGCTCTACTAAACACGCTGAAACAAAAGTCACTATTCTAGGCACCAGCACACCGTTTGCCAGCGAAGCAATTTATTTTGTGATGACCGATAGGTTCGTTGATGGCGACCCCAGCAATAACCATGAAAATCAAGGCGGAGAATTTCCAACTTGGCAGCTTCCCATGAATGGCCCTAACGGCGAAAAAGCGTATGTAGGGTACATGGGGGGCGATTTGAAAGGGGTGCTAAACAACGGCGACTATATTCGCGATATGGGGTTTACTGCTGTATGGATGACACCAGTGCTAGAAAACCCAAACCAATCATTTAGTGGTGATGAGCAAATCACTTATGGCGGCGCTTTTAAAGATGGCGGGAAAACGGGCTACCACGGTTACTGGGCAACTAATTTTTATAAAGCTGATGAGCATTTGATAAGTCATGATTTAAGTGTGAAGCAATACACCACACAAATGCGTGAAAATTTTGGTTTGAAATCGGTATTTGATATTGTGGCAAACCACGGTACGCCAAGCTTCACCATGCCCTCTGACCAACCAGGGTACGGTGAAATTTATAATGCGGAAGGTGAGTTAGTTGCTGATCACCAGAATTTAGCCCCTGAAGACTTAGACCCAAAAAATAATCCACTTCATGAGTTTTTTCATGATTACCCAGACCTAGTAAAGTTGTCTAATCTTGATGATCAAAACCCCAAGGTAAGAGATTATCTTATCAATAGTTACCTTTATTGGATTTCACAAGGCGCGGATGCGTTTCGTATCGACACCATTCGACATGTCCCTCATGATTTTTGGCGAGAAATGTCAGACCGGGTTAGGGCAGAACATCCCGACTTCTTTATGTTCGGAGAAAGCTTCCAATATGATGCGAACTTTATTGCGCAGCATACCCTTCCAAAGAATGGCGCGGTAAGTGTGCTTGACTTCCCAATGCAAGAAGCCATGGTGAAAGTGTTCGAAAAGCCACTTGAAAGTGACTTCGCTACATTAGCCGACACTTTGTATCTAACCCATGGGCCTTACAACAACCCTTATGATTTAACTACATTTTATGACAACCACGACATGGCGCGTATTAACGCTACCGATAATGGCTTTATCAATGCCCATAACTGGTTATTTACGGTTCGTGGTATTCCTGTGGTGTACCAAGGGTCAGAAATTGGCTTTATGCGTGGTACGTCTGAACACCAAGGTAACCGCAATTACTTTGGCCAAGACAATATAGACAACGCAAAGTCTCATCCTATTGCCATCGAATTGGCTAAAATTGCGAATGTGCGTAAAAACACACCAGTACTTCAACGAGGTTTGCAGTTCAACCTTGAGTTAGCCGGGCATGAAGCCGCATTTTACCGTGTTTTACAAAGTGATAGTGTACAACAAACCGCGTTGGTACTGCTAAATAAGGCCGATAAACCTGCCGATTTCAGTGTGGATGAATATATGCAAGCTGGCACATGGTCTGAACAATTGTCTGGTGAAACACGTGAATTGGTTGCCGGTGACCCGTTAACAACGTCAGTATCCGCCAATGGCGTTCAAGTATGGGTTAGGGAAGGGGCGTTAGATTCAAATGCGCTAGAAGCGGCACTTATCAAACAGATGTCAGCGCAATAA
- a CDS encoding MFS transporter produces MQATQPRLSFWQIWNVSFGFLGVQFGFALQNANVSRILSDLGADLHSLSLFWLVAPIMGLIVQPIVGSASDRTWNRLGRRRPFILAGAVAAVLGMILLPNAPLFVAFLAPMLMGALMVALMDASFNVCFQPFRSLVSDMVPPSQRNIGYSIQSLLINIGAVIGSILPFVLTNVVGLENTAQMGEVAPSVIWAFYIGATVLLGTVIWTVFRTKEYSPEEYNRYKGLSAESNVEPQNTPKAPFTVRMKEFFSLVVHMPKTMKQLAVVQFFSWFALFIMWVYTTPAITQHIWGVDKIWWDPAHIASVAQVPDAIVAAKGAAGDWVGILFAAYSVFAAVFSVFLARLADKFGRKTIYAGALILGGVSYVSFLFFQDLTMVNVNLLITEVTVPLGAVKLLIPMIGVGIAWAAILAMPYAMLAGALPANKTGVYMGIFNFTVAAPQIVSGLTAGWILSSVFNNEAKYIIVVAGASMLLGAIAVFFVKEHDVVEAEVADKELA; encoded by the coding sequence ATGCAAGCAACTCAACCTCGCCTTTCTTTCTGGCAAATATGGAACGTCAGTTTTGGCTTTCTTGGTGTACAATTTGGTTTTGCGCTGCAAAATGCCAACGTAAGCCGAATTCTTTCCGACCTAGGGGCAGACCTTCATTCGTTATCACTCTTCTGGCTTGTAGCGCCAATTATGGGGTTGATTGTACAACCTATTGTTGGCTCAGCGTCTGATAGAACCTGGAACCGTTTAGGTCGAAGACGACCTTTTATTCTTGCCGGTGCTGTAGCTGCAGTGCTAGGTATGATTTTATTACCTAATGCGCCTTTATTTGTGGCCTTTCTAGCGCCAATGCTAATGGGGGCGCTGATGGTCGCGCTAATGGATGCATCTTTTAATGTGTGCTTCCAGCCTTTCCGTTCTTTAGTGTCTGATATGGTGCCACCGTCGCAGCGTAACATTGGGTACTCTATCCAATCGTTGCTTATCAATATTGGGGCCGTTATTGGTTCAATATTGCCATTCGTATTAACTAACGTGGTTGGTCTTGAAAATACTGCACAAATGGGCGAAGTCGCGCCTTCTGTTATTTGGGCTTTCTATATTGGTGCTACGGTATTGCTTGGTACGGTAATTTGGACGGTGTTTCGCACCAAAGAGTACTCACCAGAAGAGTACAATAGATACAAAGGCCTAAGCGCTGAAAGTAACGTTGAGCCACAAAATACGCCAAAAGCACCCTTTACCGTGCGTATGAAAGAATTCTTTTCTTTGGTTGTTCACATGCCTAAAACCATGAAACAACTTGCCGTTGTACAATTTTTTTCATGGTTTGCCCTGTTTATTATGTGGGTATATACCACACCAGCAATTACCCAGCATATCTGGGGCGTTGACAAGATCTGGTGGGATCCAGCGCACATTGCCTCAGTTGCACAAGTACCAGACGCTATTGTAGCCGCTAAAGGCGCAGCCGGTGACTGGGTGGGTATATTGTTTGCTGCTTACTCGGTATTCGCCGCCGTCTTCTCAGTATTCCTTGCTCGTCTAGCTGATAAATTTGGTAGAAAAACCATTTATGCCGGGGCGTTAATTTTGGGCGGCGTAAGCTATGTTAGCTTCCTTTTCTTCCAAGACCTCACCATGGTGAATGTAAACTTGTTAATTACTGAAGTTACTGTGCCCCTAGGGGCCGTGAAGCTACTGATCCCAATGATTGGAGTAGGGATTGCATGGGCGGCTATTTTAGCCATGCCTTACGCCATGTTAGCGGGGGCGTTACCAGCCAACAAAACCGGTGTATATATGGGCATATTTAACTTTACGGTAGCCGCACCACAAATAGTGTCTGGTTTAACTGCAGGTTGGATTTTAAGTAGTGTGTTCAATAACGAGGCTAAATACATAATCGTTGTCGCTGGAGCGTCAATGTTATTGGGCGCCATTGCTGTATTTTTTGTAAAAGAACATGACGTAGTAGAAGCTGAAGTCGCTGATAAGGAACTAGCATAA